Proteins from a genomic interval of Flammeovirgaceae bacterium SG7u.111:
- the recG gene encoding ATP-dependent DNA helicase RecG has protein sequence MSFFENKIEFLKGVGPKKADLLKTELGIFTYGDLLEHFPFRHEDRTRFYQISQITPDMPFVQIKGVVRNLEIVGGGRKQRLVAYFEDGTGQMELVWFQGANWVQRRIKAGSAYVIFGKPTRYGRTYTISHPEIEVLTQETDTAGGLEPVYHTTEKLKNKFMDSRAIAKLQKVLLKQAYQHIPESLPPEVLEKFHFISKQDAVAQAHFPRDPQSLSKAVARLKFEELFYVQLKMLWQKNQRSYAFPGQRFPSIPSITTFYHDHLPFDLTGAQKRVIKEIRQDMLSGKQMNRLLQGDVGSGKTIVAFICMLMAIDNGAQACMMAPTEILASQHFEGLKEYADLLGIKIAKLTGSSKKSERKVIHEELLNGELQIIVGTHALIEDVVDFKNLGLCVIDEQHRFGVAQRAKLWNKTSEAYPHILVMTATPIPRTLAMTLYGDLDVSVIDELPAGRKPIKTIHWFDSQRLRVLGFVKEQVNLGRQVYIVYPLIEESEKLDYKNLMDGYESVARAFPDFFVSIVHGKMKPKDKDFEMQRFVKGETNIMVATTVIEVGMNVPNASVMIIENAEKFGLSQLHQLRGRVGRGGEQSYCILMSGEKLSKDGKVRLQTMVRTTNGFEIADADLKLRGPGDLAGTQQSGIIDLKFTDLAQDSNVVKEARHTVEKLLEADSTLASPANSLVKKRLELFEKKATNWSRIS, from the coding sequence GTGAGTTTTTTTGAGAATAAGATAGAGTTTTTGAAGGGGGTTGGTCCCAAAAAAGCAGACTTGCTAAAAACCGAGTTGGGTATTTTTACCTATGGCGATTTGCTGGAGCATTTCCCCTTTAGGCACGAAGACCGCACTCGGTTCTACCAAATTTCCCAAATCACCCCAGACATGCCTTTTGTGCAGATAAAGGGCGTGGTCCGTAACTTGGAAATAGTAGGAGGTGGGAGAAAACAGCGCTTGGTCGCCTACTTTGAAGACGGTACGGGACAGATGGAGCTGGTATGGTTCCAAGGGGCTAATTGGGTGCAAAGGCGGATAAAAGCAGGGTCGGCTTATGTCATTTTTGGAAAACCTACTCGCTATGGCAGAACCTACACCATTTCCCACCCCGAAATAGAAGTACTCACCCAAGAAACCGATACGGCAGGTGGGCTAGAACCCGTCTATCACACCACCGAAAAGCTCAAAAATAAATTCATGGATTCGAGGGCGATAGCCAAGCTGCAAAAAGTATTGCTCAAGCAGGCGTACCAACATATTCCCGAATCTTTGCCGCCCGAGGTACTTGAAAAATTTCATTTTATTTCCAAGCAAGATGCTGTGGCGCAAGCCCATTTCCCCCGCGATCCGCAGTCGCTTTCTAAAGCCGTGGCTAGGCTTAAGTTCGAAGAGCTTTTTTATGTGCAGCTGAAAATGCTGTGGCAAAAAAATCAGCGTTCCTATGCATTTCCAGGGCAGAGGTTTCCCTCTATTCCTTCCATCACCACGTTTTACCACGATCATTTGCCCTTCGACCTCACGGGTGCGCAAAAGCGGGTGATCAAAGAAATTAGGCAAGATATGCTGAGCGGAAAGCAGATGAACCGCCTGCTGCAAGGAGATGTGGGAAGTGGAAAAACCATTGTGGCATTCATCTGTATGCTTATGGCGATAGACAACGGGGCGCAGGCTTGCATGATGGCGCCTACCGAAATTTTGGCTTCTCAGCACTTCGAAGGCTTGAAAGAATACGCCGATTTGCTAGGGATAAAAATTGCCAAGCTCACAGGCTCGTCCAAAAAGAGCGAGCGGAAAGTGATCCATGAAGAGTTGCTGAACGGAGAGCTTCAGATCATAGTCGGCACGCATGCGCTCATAGAAGACGTGGTCGATTTCAAGAACTTAGGCTTGTGCGTGATAGATGAGCAGCACCGCTTCGGGGTAGCCCAGCGGGCAAAGCTTTGGAACAAAACCAGCGAGGCTTATCCGCATATTTTGGTAATGACCGCCACGCCAATTCCCCGAACGTTAGCCATGACCCTCTACGGCGACCTTGATGTATCGGTGATTGACGAACTTCCCGCAGGCAGGAAACCTATTAAAACCATCCATTGGTTCGATTCCCAGCGACTTAGGGTTTTGGGATTTGTGAAAGAGCAAGTGAACCTAGGGCGGCAAGTATATATCGTTTATCCGCTCATAGAAGAGTCGGAAAAGCTGGATTACAAGAACCTGATGGATGGCTACGAGAGCGTAGCAAGGGCGTTCCCCGATTTTTTTGTGAGCATTGTCCATGGGAAAATGAAGCCCAAGGACAAAGATTTTGAGATGCAGCGGTTTGTGAAGGGAGAAACCAACATCATGGTAGCCACTACGGTGATAGAAGTCGGGATGAACGTACCCAATGCCTCGGTGATGATTATTGAAAATGCCGAGAAATTTGGGCTGTCGCAACTGCATCAGCTCAGAGGGCGAGTCGGTCGGGGCGGAGAACAATCTTACTGTATATTGATGAGTGGGGAAAAGCTGAGTAAAGATGGAAAAGTGCGCTTGCAAACCATGGTGCGTACCACCAACGGTTTTGAAATAGCCGATGCCGACCTCAAGCTCCGTGGGCCCGGCGACTTGGCGGGCACGCAGCAAAGCGGCATTATCGACCTCAAATTCACCGACCTCGCCCAAGACAGCAACGTGGTGAAAGAAGCAAGGCACACCGTGGAAAAACTACTGGAAGCGGATTCAACTTTAGCTTCACCTGCTAACTCACTTGTGAAAAAAAGGCTGGAGCTTTTTGAGAAAAAGGCTACTAATTGGAGTAGGATTAGTTGA
- a CDS encoding amidohydrolase family protein has protein sequence MFSKIHTSTFIIAIAITLSHCTTVKEEKQQFVSTEVLLEEGTNMAAALSPDKSSLAIDLQGTIWILPVEGGKATAITDGMGDCHEPAWSPDGQKLAFHSYKAGNYHIWTVDKNGSSLTQITKSKFDDREPHWSPNGEDIIFSSDRNGNYDIWKINLTSSTLTALTDDTANDYYPTYSPTGDQIAFVSETKEAPGLYTMKDDGSTKELLKPSSFSLTSPAWSTNGKQITYTAFDGKFSHLLVSGLAEGDTATVLSSDEDLFPFRASWLSEEKIIYTADGKIKTRLIGQDSIGTIPFEAVVTLKREPYKRKQYNFDDTTAYPVKGIMAPVISPDGSAVAYAALGDIYIKKLDSDSSESITKDKFIDIDPCWSPDGNKIAFLSDRGGNIDLWEYDFSSKEFSKLADLENDLSFPAWSPDGKFIAFFSRDTRNVWGYGEIQLLELATGNITSLKNTYFVPSRLSWSPDSKIMAAMVLQPYSSRYREGLSKIMLITKENKVLGQISPKEGRTPAMRNVNGPVWSPDGKYFAYIQDGNLWQLPIDTEGQPTGNPIQLTEELASSPTWTGDSKKILYLATDQLKILNIESKEAEEVPLNLSWKRTVLSGSYVVHAGKLFNGKDSVYQENVDIIVEGNRIKDIVPHTSDYDIPVIDASDKTIIPGLFEMHTHQHAYAGEKLGRIWLSYGITNVREPGADPYDALERKEAWASGQRPGPREFFTGGLTDGSRIYYGLANSVINAGHLSQELERAEKLGYDMIKTYVRMPDSIQKVITTKAHEIGIPVSSHEIYPAMRYNVDAVEHIRGTSRRGYSMKQSNMKATYSDVVQLLAKSQMNITPTIGLQGGFYILAEKKPGIFANRQLNALYPADYVNGLRASMGRITKVFPAYLENFQTIQQGVYKIVKAGGRVTAGTDSPFIPYGTSLHVEMQLFVDGGLSPFQALQSATIFSAEAIGVADDLGSVEKGKLADFVVVDGDPLNHIEDAWNVVSTYKEGIRFDIDELLKPSITAQ, from the coding sequence ATGTTTTCTAAAATTCACACAAGTACATTTATTATAGCCATAGCTATAACACTTTCACACTGCACCACAGTAAAGGAAGAAAAGCAGCAGTTTGTATCTACTGAGGTTTTACTGGAAGAAGGCACCAATATGGCAGCTGCGCTTTCCCCAGACAAATCGTCCCTCGCTATAGACCTGCAAGGAACAATCTGGATTCTACCTGTAGAAGGAGGAAAAGCAACAGCAATCACCGATGGAATGGGTGACTGCCATGAACCTGCTTGGTCGCCCGATGGTCAAAAACTCGCTTTCCACTCGTATAAAGCTGGCAATTACCACATCTGGACTGTAGATAAAAATGGTAGTTCCTTAACCCAAATCACAAAAAGTAAGTTTGATGACAGAGAACCCCATTGGTCACCTAATGGAGAAGATATTATTTTCTCATCTGACCGAAATGGCAACTACGACATCTGGAAAATAAACTTGACTAGCTCAACCCTAACGGCTCTTACAGATGATACCGCCAACGATTATTACCCTACCTATTCGCCTACAGGCGATCAAATTGCTTTTGTATCTGAGACCAAAGAAGCACCAGGCTTATACACCATGAAAGATGATGGAAGTACAAAAGAACTGTTAAAACCTTCTTCTTTTTCGTTGACTTCCCCTGCATGGAGTACCAATGGCAAACAGATAACCTATACAGCTTTTGATGGAAAGTTCAGCCATTTGTTGGTAAGCGGACTTGCCGAAGGTGACACTGCTACGGTTTTGAGCAGTGATGAAGATTTGTTTCCTTTTAGAGCATCTTGGCTCTCGGAAGAAAAAATAATTTACACCGCAGATGGGAAGATAAAAACCAGGCTGATAGGGCAAGACAGCATAGGCACAATTCCTTTTGAAGCTGTAGTGACCCTCAAGCGTGAGCCTTACAAAAGGAAGCAGTACAACTTTGATGACACTACAGCTTATCCTGTCAAAGGTATAATGGCACCGGTAATTTCTCCCGATGGAAGTGCAGTAGCGTATGCTGCTTTGGGTGATATCTATATTAAAAAATTAGATTCGGATTCATCTGAATCGATCACCAAAGATAAGTTCATAGACATTGATCCTTGCTGGTCGCCTGACGGCAACAAAATTGCCTTTCTTTCTGACAGAGGTGGAAATATTGACCTTTGGGAATATGATTTCTCTAGCAAAGAATTCAGCAAACTTGCCGACCTGGAAAATGACCTAAGTTTTCCCGCTTGGTCTCCCGATGGGAAATTCATTGCCTTTTTCAGCAGAGATACTCGAAATGTGTGGGGCTATGGAGAGATTCAATTACTAGAGTTGGCTACGGGCAACATCACCTCGTTAAAAAACACTTATTTTGTGCCTAGCAGATTGAGCTGGTCGCCAGATAGTAAAATTATGGCGGCAATGGTATTGCAACCCTATTCGAGTCGCTACAGGGAAGGACTTAGCAAGATCATGTTGATCACCAAGGAAAATAAAGTACTTGGGCAAATATCGCCGAAAGAAGGCAGGACTCCGGCCATGAGAAATGTAAACGGCCCAGTTTGGTCGCCCGATGGGAAATATTTTGCCTACATCCAAGACGGCAACTTATGGCAGCTGCCCATAGATACAGAAGGGCAACCAACTGGCAATCCCATCCAGCTCACAGAAGAGCTAGCATCCTCCCCAACTTGGACAGGAGACAGCAAAAAAATACTTTATCTTGCCACTGACCAATTGAAAATACTTAATATAGAAAGTAAAGAAGCAGAAGAAGTCCCTCTCAATTTGAGTTGGAAAAGGACTGTGCTTTCTGGATCGTATGTGGTGCATGCAGGCAAATTATTTAATGGTAAAGATTCTGTATATCAAGAAAATGTAGACATCATAGTTGAGGGAAACCGTATCAAGGATATTGTTCCTCACACATCTGATTATGATATCCCAGTGATTGATGCCTCGGACAAGACCATAATTCCTGGGCTTTTTGAAATGCACACCCACCAACATGCTTATGCAGGAGAAAAGCTTGGGCGTATTTGGCTTTCTTACGGAATTACCAATGTGAGAGAACCAGGAGCTGACCCCTACGATGCTCTTGAACGCAAAGAAGCTTGGGCAAGTGGACAACGACCTGGCCCCAGAGAGTTTTTTACAGGAGGCCTTACCGATGGAAGCCGAATATATTACGGTTTGGCTAATAGTGTTATAAATGCCGGCCATCTTTCACAAGAATTAGAAAGAGCCGAAAAATTGGGCTACGACATGATTAAAACTTATGTCCGGATGCCCGATTCTATCCAAAAAGTCATCACCACAAAGGCTCATGAGATAGGGATTCCAGTTTCTTCCCATGAAATCTACCCTGCTATGAGGTACAACGTGGATGCTGTAGAGCACATTCGCGGAACAAGTAGACGAGGTTATTCTATGAAGCAATCGAATATGAAAGCTACCTATAGTGATGTAGTCCAGCTACTGGCAAAATCCCAGATGAACATCACCCCTACTATTGGTCTTCAGGGTGGTTTCTACATTTTAGCAGAAAAAAAACCGGGTATTTTTGCCAATCGCCAGCTTAATGCACTGTACCCTGCCGATTATGTAAATGGGCTGCGGGCATCCATGGGCAGAATAACAAAAGTATTCCCTGCTTACCTAGAAAATTTTCAGACGATCCAACAAGGGGTATACAAAATAGTGAAAGCTGGAGGAAGGGTAACTGCCGGTACCGATTCGCCATTTATTCCGTATGGAACAAGCCTGCATGTAGAAATGCAGCTTTTTGTAGATGGAGGACTCAGCCCTTTTCAAGCCCTTCAGTCGGCTACTATTTTTTCTGCTGAAGCAATTGGAGTTGCCGATGATTTAGGCTCAGTTGAAAAGGGGAAATTAGCTGACTTTGTAGTAGTAGATGGCGATCCTCTCAATCATATTGAAGATGCATGGAACGTGGTAAGCACTTATAAAGAAGGAATCAGGTTTGATATTGATGAATTACTCAAACCTTCCATTACTGCACAGTAA
- a CDS encoding SusC/RagA family TonB-linked outer membrane protein yields the protein MKRKLLLCLSLHLFLSAYVFAQERVLTGKITSSTDGSPLPGVNVLIKGTTIGSISNFDGNFALKIPGDATTLVFSYIGFQSLEMEIGEKSKFDIVMTEDAKQLSEVVVTALGFEEDADGSGVAFSKIGGEELVNSGESTLINSMAGRASGVQISKSSGDPGAGAYIQIRGQSTITGASQPLVVIDGIPMSNTTGAPNADSGNSGENTGGVRQQSRMNDLNPADIESMQILKGAAAAALWGSRAANGVIVITTKKGKAGNKLNISFRTNLSFDQVNVLHPLQNTFGQGQGGIYNPTSSRSFGDKISLRSGGADDQITDPTADGYTGYFEGRDGTRYYAIPAGTAENPSGGKNSTETFNSERENDVFKTGTIVDTYLSMSGGNENSNFFLSFGDLNQDGIYKGVSDYRRSTVRLGLTRKFNKIFKVSGNASYARTTSNRVQTGSNVNGLYLGMLRAATDFDGSDYIGSYYASPEAAPIENSHRSYRRYLGNNPNPIYNNPLWTINELENSTIVNRFIMSSEMSLKPTKWFEVITRGGVDTYDDVRKTLFPVFSAGSNSAGRYREELFKETQLNFDAIGRFTANISPKINSTFLIGWNINDRTYTRLGGEMQNFLIPGGPNDFSNAVGADRFPTDTETLIRATRTYGSANFGFYDQLFVNVTGALESSSSFGAENLTHFYPSADVAWQFTGLSLFDNMTFLSFGKLRGGIGQVGVQPDPHRTSTDYVAGSFGSWGATLTGVGYGNGAFVQSSQQGDPGLKPEIKTEWEAGIDMRFFGDRLKTGFTYYENEIKDLLLEVAVAPSVGFTERYTNAGIMTNKGWELDLGYTLINSQDWNVELFANANSNKNEVTSLGASEGDVITLGGFSTLTSSVAAVGYPLSALFGGKYLRDEDGSLALNEDGFPQVAPDFGVIGDPNPDWRGGFGFNVSYKKVRLGVLFETFQGADFAPNTKSVLYNFGKHADTGNEVVVPSGGLMNYNGDLIPEGTVARGNIEDFGAGPVILDESWYTTLGQGFSNLQEQFIVDGSWTRLREVSLGYSISSPTFREKTKLSSIDISFTGRNLLLWTDVVGIDPETSLDGATNARGQDYFNNPGVKTYTFSLKIDY from the coding sequence ATGAAACGAAAACTATTACTGTGTTTATCGTTGCATCTCTTTTTGAGTGCATATGTGTTTGCGCAAGAGCGGGTATTGACAGGGAAAATAACTTCCAGCACAGATGGAAGCCCCCTACCGGGTGTAAATGTTTTAATAAAAGGAACAACCATTGGTTCTATCTCAAATTTTGATGGAAACTTTGCCCTAAAAATACCTGGTGACGCAACTACATTGGTATTTTCCTATATAGGATTTCAGAGCCTAGAAATGGAAATTGGAGAAAAATCCAAGTTCGATATAGTGATGACCGAAGATGCCAAGCAGCTTTCGGAAGTTGTGGTAACAGCGCTTGGCTTTGAAGAAGATGCGGACGGAAGTGGGGTCGCTTTTTCTAAAATAGGAGGCGAGGAATTAGTAAACTCAGGAGAAAGCACACTGATCAATAGCATGGCAGGAAGAGCTTCGGGGGTTCAGATATCAAAATCGAGCGGAGACCCTGGAGCAGGTGCATACATCCAAATAAGGGGGCAGAGCACCATTACCGGGGCATCTCAACCTCTTGTGGTGATTGATGGAATTCCGATGAGCAACACAACTGGGGCTCCAAACGCAGATTCTGGAAATAGCGGCGAAAATACTGGTGGCGTCCGCCAACAGAGTAGGATGAATGACTTAAATCCTGCTGATATAGAATCGATGCAAATTCTTAAAGGTGCGGCTGCAGCTGCTCTTTGGGGTTCAAGAGCTGCCAATGGCGTAATCGTCATCACCACCAAAAAAGGAAAAGCTGGTAACAAATTAAATATATCATTCCGCACAAACCTTTCTTTTGACCAAGTAAACGTTTTACACCCTTTACAAAATACCTTTGGGCAAGGACAAGGAGGAATTTATAACCCAACTTCTTCCCGTTCATTTGGCGATAAAATCTCGTTGAGATCGGGCGGAGCTGATGATCAAATCACTGACCCCACGGCAGATGGCTACACTGGTTATTTTGAAGGAAGGGATGGCACTCGTTATTACGCAATTCCTGCCGGAACTGCTGAAAACCCAAGTGGTGGAAAAAACTCTACTGAGACATTCAACAGCGAAAGAGAAAATGATGTGTTCAAAACGGGTACTATCGTAGACACCTACCTAAGCATGAGTGGTGGCAATGAAAACAGTAACTTTTTCTTGAGCTTTGGCGACCTCAACCAAGACGGTATCTATAAAGGTGTTTCGGACTACCGCCGTAGTACTGTCCGCTTAGGGCTTACCCGTAAGTTCAATAAAATATTCAAAGTTTCTGGAAATGCGAGCTATGCCAGAACTACTTCTAATCGAGTACAAACTGGATCAAACGTAAATGGCTTGTACCTAGGAATGCTTCGCGCAGCTACGGATTTTGATGGAAGCGATTATATAGGAAGCTATTATGCATCACCAGAAGCAGCACCTATAGAAAATAGCCATCGCTCGTACAGAAGGTATTTGGGCAACAACCCCAACCCTATTTACAACAACCCACTTTGGACAATCAATGAACTGGAAAACTCTACTATTGTCAATCGTTTCATTATGTCGAGTGAAATGAGCCTTAAACCTACCAAGTGGTTTGAGGTAATAACACGTGGTGGTGTAGATACGTATGATGATGTACGAAAGACACTCTTCCCAGTATTTTCTGCTGGTTCAAACAGTGCAGGTAGGTACAGAGAAGAGCTTTTCAAAGAAACGCAGCTCAATTTTGATGCAATTGGTCGCTTTACAGCCAATATTTCTCCAAAAATCAACTCTACCTTTTTAATTGGTTGGAACATCAACGACCGTACCTATACCAGACTAGGCGGCGAAATGCAGAACTTCCTCATACCTGGCGGCCCTAATGATTTTTCGAATGCTGTTGGTGCAGATCGTTTCCCTACCGACACGGAAACTCTTATCCGCGCAACTAGAACTTATGGTTCGGCTAATTTTGGTTTTTACGATCAACTGTTTGTAAATGTAACAGGTGCGTTGGAATCTTCCTCTTCGTTTGGTGCTGAAAACTTGACACACTTTTACCCTTCTGCCGACGTAGCTTGGCAATTCACAGGCCTATCCTTATTTGACAACATGACTTTCCTAAGTTTTGGTAAGCTAAGAGGAGGAATAGGCCAAGTAGGAGTGCAGCCAGATCCACACCGAACCAGCACCGATTATGTCGCCGGTTCTTTTGGAAGCTGGGGAGCTACACTTACCGGAGTTGGATATGGCAACGGTGCATTTGTACAAAGCTCACAACAAGGAGATCCGGGCTTAAAGCCAGAAATAAAAACAGAATGGGAAGCTGGTATTGACATGCGCTTTTTTGGCGATCGTCTAAAAACCGGATTTACTTACTACGAAAATGAGATCAAAGACCTCTTGTTAGAAGTAGCTGTTGCGCCATCAGTTGGTTTTACGGAGCGCTATACCAATGCGGGTATAATGACCAACAAAGGTTGGGAATTGGACCTTGGATATACTTTGATAAATAGCCAAGACTGGAACGTTGAATTATTTGCAAATGCAAACAGTAACAAAAACGAAGTAACCAGCTTAGGCGCAAGTGAAGGCGATGTGATCACTTTAGGAGGTTTTAGTACCCTAACCTCATCAGTTGCCGCTGTTGGTTATCCTCTTTCTGCACTTTTTGGCGGAAAATATTTGAGAGACGAGGACGGCAGCCTGGCACTAAATGAGGATGGGTTCCCTCAGGTTGCTCCTGATTTTGGGGTTATCGGCGATCCAAACCCCGATTGGAGAGGAGGGTTTGGCTTTAATGTTTCTTATAAAAAAGTAAGGCTGGGAGTATTATTTGAAACTTTCCAAGGAGCTGACTTTGCCCCAAACACAAAATCTGTATTGTATAACTTCGGTAAACATGCCGACACGGGTAATGAAGTTGTAGTGCCATCAGGAGGGCTTATGAACTACAACGGAGATCTAATTCCAGAAGGAACTGTAGCCAGAGGAAATATCGAAGACTTTGGTGCTGGTCCTGTAATATTGGATGAATCTTGGTATACCACCCTTGGTCAAGGGTTCAGCAACTTGCAAGAGCAATTTATAGTAGATGGAAGCTGGACTAGGCTCAGAGAAGTATCCTTAGGTTACTCAATCAGCTCACCTACTTTTCGTGAAAAAACAAAATTGTCTAGCATAGACATCTCTTTCACAGGTCGTAATTTATTGCTCTGGACGGATGTTGTAGGCATTGATCCTGAGACCTCACTTGATGGGGCTACTAACGCCAGAGGGCAAGATTATTTCAATAACCCTGGTGTAAAAACGTATACTTTCTCACTAAAAATAGACTACTAG
- a CDS encoding SusD/RagB family nutrient-binding outer membrane lipoprotein, translating into MKKIFIYAVLIFVSFSCESLVEDLNDDPNNPTDAPASLIFTGVQLANVTTHEGLTARLAAMWTSQMKGVDRQWGDFQAYNVGGSNFNNMWDNIYYGTLRNADIVLSKVEPQGLRVFAGIVKVTKAHCIGNATSLWGDIPFTQAAQIELYESPEFDAQLDIYTNLQNLLDEAITDLETGVGIPTVDIYYSGDPEKWIEAAYTLKARFYMDNKQYALAAEAAAKGISEFGNSMYVPHGTTNDVDLNMYWDFLGPSRGGDIAAEDDKGVAYLVSLLDPASDSYRGNAKTDETARFRYYYLLADEAVNTPGKIEPNTASVSLGNIRNGFFAQNASFPLITYQENVLTMAETSLRSGSFEDGLMYLNEYRAFLNEGGYIDATYQADFDLVYEPFVAVDFEAGGIENPDGLSASDALLKEIIEERYVSFYGQTIAWNDERRVRSTNVSIPIVPNNGTELPWRFIYSQDEINGNPNVPTPVPDAFVSMPIFE; encoded by the coding sequence ATGAAAAAAATATTCATATACGCAGTTCTTATATTCGTCAGTTTCTCGTGCGAGAGCCTTGTAGAGGATTTAAATGACGACCCAAACAACCCGACCGATGCTCCAGCTTCATTGATATTTACGGGAGTACAATTGGCAAATGTCACCACGCACGAAGGTCTTACAGCTCGCCTTGCCGCTATGTGGACAAGCCAAATGAAAGGAGTTGATAGACAATGGGGAGATTTTCAAGCTTATAACGTAGGTGGTTCCAACTTCAACAACATGTGGGACAACATATACTACGGTACGCTCCGAAATGCTGATATCGTATTGTCAAAAGTAGAACCTCAAGGATTAAGAGTTTTTGCCGGTATCGTTAAAGTTACAAAAGCCCATTGTATAGGAAATGCTACTTCACTTTGGGGTGACATTCCTTTTACCCAAGCTGCTCAAATAGAACTATACGAGTCCCCAGAGTTTGATGCTCAGTTAGATATCTACACCAACTTGCAAAACTTGCTTGATGAAGCCATCACAGATCTAGAAACTGGCGTGGGTATCCCTACCGTAGATATCTATTATTCTGGTGATCCTGAGAAATGGATAGAAGCGGCTTATACTTTAAAAGCCCGTTTTTATATGGACAACAAACAATACGCATTAGCTGCGGAAGCTGCTGCCAAAGGTATCAGTGAATTTGGAAACTCGATGTACGTTCCACATGGTACAACAAACGACGTGGATTTAAATATGTATTGGGATTTCCTTGGCCCTTCAAGGGGTGGTGATATTGCTGCAGAAGACGACAAAGGAGTTGCCTACTTAGTAAGTTTGTTAGACCCTGCAAGTGATTCGTATAGAGGAAATGCCAAAACGGATGAAACAGCCCGTTTCAGATATTATTACCTCCTTGCCGACGAGGCTGTAAACACACCAGGTAAAATAGAACCCAATACGGCTTCGGTATCTCTAGGGAATATTCGCAATGGTTTTTTCGCACAAAATGCATCATTCCCACTGATAACTTATCAAGAAAATGTGTTGACCATGGCAGAAACTTCACTAAGGAGTGGCAGCTTCGAAGATGGGCTGATGTACCTGAATGAATACAGGGCATTCCTGAACGAAGGAGGCTATATTGATGCTACCTACCAAGCTGATTTTGACCTCGTGTATGAACCATTTGTTGCTGTAGATTTCGAGGCAGGTGGAATTGAAAACCCTGACGGGCTTTCAGCAAGCGATGCTTTGCTAAAGGAAATTATTGAAGAAAGATATGTTTCCTTCTATGGGCAAACTATTGCCTGGAATGATGAAAGACGAGTAAGAAGCACCAATGTTTCTATTCCGATTGTACCAAATAATGGAACAGAATTGCCTTGGAGATTTATTTATTCACAAGATGAGATTAATGGCAATCCTAATGTACCTACTCCAGTGCCAGATGCATTTGTAAGCATGCCTATTTTTGAATAA
- a CDS encoding AraC family transcriptional regulator, whose amino-acid sequence MKILPFKIPKSSEETFMVQIDYEPYLYDMLHKHPEVQLTLVVEGTGSLFLGDYVGDFKPGDVFIVGSNIPHVFKSDKEHYDDLGLIAHCISVFFDENAFGGTPGRLPETKEIYDLILKSKQGIKVTGQTAEEIGSTILAIPELEGIDRVIQLLQLFATLVNSEEYQLLSLEVHDYDVKDTEGNRLNKVLQFTLNEYNRHITIEEVANIAHLTPSAFCRFFKQRTRKTYLNFLMELRISQACKLLFNKNHTITQICYMTGFNNVSNFNRKFKKLKGCSPSEYLKVHGGV is encoded by the coding sequence ATGAAAATATTACCATTCAAGATTCCTAAAAGCTCGGAGGAGACTTTTATGGTTCAGATAGATTATGAGCCTTACTTATACGATATGCTGCACAAGCACCCAGAGGTGCAGTTGACGCTGGTTGTAGAAGGGACTGGATCGTTGTTTTTGGGAGATTATGTGGGCGATTTTAAGCCAGGAGATGTGTTTATTGTTGGCTCAAATATTCCCCATGTGTTTAAGAGCGACAAGGAGCATTACGACGACTTGGGTTTGATAGCGCATTGTATTTCTGTTTTTTTTGATGAAAATGCCTTTGGCGGTACACCAGGGAGGCTTCCCGAAACCAAGGAGATTTATGATCTTATCTTAAAATCGAAGCAAGGAATAAAGGTAACTGGGCAGACTGCCGAGGAAATAGGAAGTACGATTCTCGCCATTCCAGAACTTGAGGGAATAGATAGGGTGATTCAGCTCTTGCAACTTTTTGCCACCCTAGTTAATTCGGAGGAATATCAGCTGCTGAGCTTGGAAGTGCATGATTATGATGTGAAAGATACGGAGGGAAATAGGCTCAATAAAGTGTTGCAATTCACCCTGAACGAGTACAACCGTCATATCACCATCGAGGAAGTGGCCAATATTGCCCACCTCACCCCATCTGCCTTTTGCCGCTTTTTTAAGCAACGGACCCGGAAAACCTACCTCAATTTTTTGATGGAGCTTCGGATCAGCCAAGCCTGCAAGTTGCTGTTCAATAAGAACCACACCATCACCCAGATCTGCTACATGACCGGGTTTAACAACGTCTCTAACTTTAACCGAAAGTTTAAAAAGCTAAAAGGTTGCTCTCCTTCAGAATATTTAAAAGTTCATGGAGGTGTGTAA